The Bacteroidales bacterium genome window below encodes:
- a CDS encoding OmpA family protein has protein sequence MKRIITVSIVTLVCLIGSFEVNAQSQSFKSKLNGTPYFEKNEYAIAIPAYESDLKRKKITRNESAYIETQIGISYYYLNNPKEAVNWLKKGMNKNYQTAETFCIYGLSLQKLEKYEDALVAFKECLQRDKNYPNIDLYIQSCEYALSHPDPNTETKMRSSKINTDGSEYGISPADGELFFSRASTKGRDIDPRTGLGFTEIFSTKLDGNDLTSPKKEKAFMKTYYNTGIFAYDSATNHMYMTTCDPKSGKCGIYRSTYNRRKWEKPEPFFINDSHDMAHPALSKNGTRLYFSSNAADGKGKTDLWYVDRKSEDQWGEPVNLGEKINTSGREEFPFIEGDSILYFASDGHPGYGGLDIFAVSIDGDEFGEVINLGRPFNSGADDFNLISFSNKGLLISSRNTSKSDDIYIFDKKDLPSPPRKQKPKPELEPEPEPEIIPEVIPEIIPEKTTPKPTPVKPATNVVAVIYFDFDRFVPQREYRNKYKEIVALMKAYPNAEFEISGYADSRGGPEFNQELSEKRADYVAKRLVDRGIKQNSLVIKGYGNTRPAIRNAITEEEFQKNRRVEIRVIQTSK, from the coding sequence ATGAAAAGAATCATCACCGTCAGTATCGTTACTCTCGTATGTTTGATCGGGTCATTTGAAGTTAATGCTCAATCGCAGTCCTTCAAGTCAAAGTTAAACGGAACACCCTATTTTGAAAAGAATGAATATGCCATAGCTATTCCTGCATACGAATCCGATCTAAAAAGGAAAAAAATCACCAGAAATGAAAGCGCCTATATAGAGACTCAAATAGGTATCAGTTACTACTATTTAAACAATCCAAAAGAAGCAGTCAACTGGTTAAAAAAAGGAATGAATAAGAATTACCAAACGGCTGAAACGTTCTGTATCTATGGATTATCACTCCAAAAATTAGAAAAATACGAAGATGCATTGGTTGCATTTAAAGAATGTTTACAAAGAGATAAAAATTACCCAAATATTGATCTCTATATCCAGTCATGTGAATACGCCTTATCGCATCCTGACCCGAATACGGAAACCAAAATGCGCTCTTCAAAGATCAATACGGACGGAAGTGAATATGGGATTTCACCTGCAGACGGAGAGCTTTTCTTTTCCAGAGCATCCACCAAAGGACGTGATATTGACCCACGTACAGGTTTAGGATTTACGGAAATATTTTCCACAAAACTGGATGGCAATGACCTCACATCACCAAAGAAAGAAAAAGCATTCATGAAGACCTATTACAATACCGGTATATTTGCATACGACTCTGCAACCAATCATATGTATATGACTACCTGTGATCCTAAAAGCGGAAAATGCGGTATCTACCGGAGCACTTACAATCGTAGAAAATGGGAAAAGCCTGAACCCTTTTTTATAAATGATTCTCATGATATGGCACACCCGGCTTTGTCAAAAAATGGAACACGATTGTATTTTTCATCCAATGCCGCCGATGGAAAAGGAAAAACAGACCTCTGGTATGTCGATCGTAAAAGCGAAGATCAATGGGGAGAGCCGGTAAATTTAGGAGAAAAAATCAATACATCCGGAAGAGAAGAGTTTCCATTTATTGAAGGTGATAGTATCCTATATTTTGCCTCAGACGGACATCCCGGTTACGGCGGACTGGATATTTTTGCTGTCAGTATTGATGGTGATGAATTCGGAGAAGTAATCAATCTTGGTCGCCCGTTTAACAGCGGCGCAGATGATTTTAACCTAATCAGTTTTTCCAATAAAGGATTACTTATTTCTTCCCGGAATACGTCAAAAAGCGATGATATTTATATATTTGACAAAAAAGATCTACCTTCTCCTCCAAGAAAACAAAAACCAAAACCGGAATTAGAGCCGGAACCAGAACCTGAAATTATTCCGGAAGTCATCCCGGAAATTATTCCTGAAAAAACAACACCAAAGCCCACTCCTGTAAAACCGGCAACAAATGTTGTGGCCGTGATCTATTTTGATTTTGACAGATTTGTCCCTCAAAGGGAATACAGGAATAAATACAAAGAAATTGTGGCATTAATGAAAGCTTATCCTAATGCTGAATTTGAGATCTCAGGTTATGCGGATAGCAGGGGAGGACCTGAATTCAACCAGGAATTATCCGAGAAACGCGCTGACTATGTTGCAAAACGATTGGTTGACAGGGGTATCAAACAAAATAGCCTTGTTATCAAGGGCTATGGAAATACCAGACCTGCAATACGCAATGCGATAACCGAAGAAGAATTCCAAAAGAACAGGCGTGTTGAAATACGCGTTATTCAAACATCAAAATAA
- a CDS encoding SPOR domain-containing protein, with translation MSPVRYRQRPVTPKNTEKPEKSTSKKNTGTIIIVLLLGIGIGITIGILFDPIKKIFVKPAVEETIIITPAPLPESEPEEINEEVQPEPEPVAQPVAVTHKQESSSSVPTGFYIIIGSYHQRYSAEQLVSAVEKDIEANVLHFKELGLYRVSVGKYDRLNKAYNDLSSIKDLDGCEEAWVLENR, from the coding sequence ATGTCCCCCGTTAGATACAGACAAAGACCCGTTACACCAAAAAATACGGAAAAACCTGAGAAATCAACATCAAAAAAAAATACAGGCACCATTATCATAGTCCTCCTCCTCGGTATAGGAATAGGGATAACTATCGGTATCCTATTTGATCCTATAAAAAAAATATTCGTAAAACCAGCTGTAGAAGAAACAATCATCATAACACCAGCACCGCTACCAGAATCAGAGCCTGAAGAAATCAACGAAGAAGTCCAACCGGAACCAGAGCCTGTTGCTCAACCGGTGGCCGTAACACATAAACAAGAATCTTCTTCATCGGTTCCCACAGGGTTTTATATTATCATAGGCAGTTATCACCAAAGATACAGTGCTGAACAACTGGTATCGGCAGTAGAAAAAGACATTGAAGCCAATGTTCTACATTTTAAAGAATTAGGACTATATCGAGTATCAGTAGGTAAATATGACAGGCTCAACAAAGCTTACAATGATTTAAGCAGTATCAAGGATCTGGACGGCTGTGAAGAAGCATGGGTGCTGGAAAACAGATAA
- a CDS encoding PorP/SprF family type IX secretion system membrane protein — MKNIIYQKSYMKGKYIFFVLFLLFLYGPHLVKGQNDILLTQQWLSRINQNPAATGNSNNIDVYVLLRQQWKGFDNAPETQVVNIHNYFDRIRSGLGLTATHDKLGVGYNMTNVKLAYAFHVNLGSKWLLSLGLSGGIIQQSYDPSKHFYIQDSDPELSQMEKESQLSPDVDFGFELSSQRILLGASVTHLYRLPEDQTTLKVAQQYHAYARYTQPLGSSFDLIAGVRGSNFDNAIFYDISLTGLLLKKYWIGAAFRPDNAVAGMVGLQLGFIRLGYSYDYSIGKVNSIAQNTHEIMVSLKIGKPKKAINTKSPRFIEE; from the coding sequence ATGAAGAATATCATATATCAAAAATCATATATGAAAGGAAAATACATCTTCTTCGTTTTATTTCTCCTTTTCTTATATGGCCCACATCTGGTAAAAGGGCAAAACGATATTTTGCTCACTCAACAATGGTTGTCGAGAATCAATCAGAATCCTGCAGCTACAGGTAATTCTAATAATATTGATGTTTATGTATTACTGAGACAACAATGGAAAGGCTTTGATAATGCACCGGAGACACAAGTGGTCAACATTCATAATTATTTTGACCGGATCCGTTCCGGATTAGGTCTAACGGCTACGCATGATAAGCTCGGCGTAGGTTATAATATGACCAATGTAAAGTTAGCATACGCCTTTCATGTAAACCTGGGCAGTAAATGGTTATTATCACTGGGATTATCAGGAGGCATCATACAACAATCCTATGACCCGAGCAAACACTTCTACATACAGGATTCAGACCCGGAACTATCCCAAATGGAAAAAGAATCACAACTGAGTCCTGATGTTGATTTCGGATTTGAATTAAGTTCACAAAGAATATTATTAGGTGCTTCAGTTACACATTTATACCGTTTGCCGGAAGATCAAACAACACTAAAAGTAGCACAACAGTACCATGCATATGCCCGTTATACGCAACCACTCGGATCATCGTTCGACCTGATTGCCGGAGTGCGTGGCAGCAATTTCGACAATGCCATATTTTATGATATCAGCCTTACAGGTTTATTATTGAAAAAATACTGGATAGGAGCAGCATTCAGGCCGGATAATGCTGTCGCAGGAATGGTTGGTCTCCAGCTTGGATTTATACGTTTAGGATATTCCTACGATTATTCGATTGGAAAAGTAAATTCCATTGCCCAGAATACCCATGAAATAATGGTATCATTAAAAATAGGAAAACCAAAGAAAGCAATCAATACCAAATCACCACGTTTCATTGAAGAATAA
- the mnmG gene encoding tRNA uridine-5-carboxymethylaminomethyl(34) synthesis enzyme MnmG: protein MNFSQYDIIVVGAGHAGCEAAAAAANMGASVLLITFDMEKIAQMSCNPAMGGIAKGQIVREIDALGGQSAIVTDKTSIQFRMLNRSKGPAMWSPRAQSDRMKFSSVWRSILENTPNLDIFQDGVDTLIIDDNVVKGVITRLGIRFYAKSIILTNGTFLNGLMHVGRVQNEGGRVAEQSSKGLSDQLLEIGFEVGRMKTGTPARIDARSINFEKLQPQFGDPVGQFSFLPNVENHLSKRPCYIAYTNPKAHRLLERGFKDSPLYNGTIQSIGPRYCPSIEDKIVTFASKDSHHLFLEPEGETTNEFYINGFSSSLPWDIQWEALRQIEGLEQVKIFRPGYAIEYDFFPPTQLSHTLETKRLKNLYFAGQINGTTGYEEAAAQGLMAGINAVLKIRNQTPFILNRDQAYIGVLIDDLVTKGVDEPYRMFTSRAEYRILLRQDDADVRLTPLSHELGLASEERMKLLNKKATQRDRIISFIKTCSITPESINLFLQENNTSPIQQKMKLIDLLVRPQVSLFSLKDQMVELDELYRLIPDRKDEIFESAEILVKYSGYIEREKENALKLSRLENIQIPNGFDFRKMNSLSTEARMKLSKIKPLTIGQAARIPGVSPADINVLLVYFGR, encoded by the coding sequence ATGAATTTTTCGCAATATGATATTATCGTTGTAGGTGCCGGACATGCCGGATGTGAAGCAGCGGCGGCGGCAGCTAATATGGGTGCCTCTGTTTTACTGATCACTTTTGATATGGAAAAAATCGCTCAAATGTCGTGTAATCCTGCAATGGGTGGTATTGCAAAAGGGCAGATTGTACGTGAGATTGATGCATTGGGCGGACAATCGGCCATTGTTACTGATAAGACTTCTATTCAATTTCGTATGCTCAACCGGTCGAAAGGTCCGGCTATGTGGAGTCCGCGTGCGCAAAGTGACCGGATGAAATTTTCTTCAGTATGGAGAAGTATTTTGGAAAATACACCTAATCTTGATATTTTCCAGGATGGTGTAGATACACTCATTATTGATGATAATGTGGTCAAAGGAGTAATTACCCGGCTTGGAATCCGCTTTTATGCAAAATCAATCATATTGACTAATGGAACTTTTTTGAATGGATTGATGCATGTTGGGCGTGTACAAAACGAAGGAGGGCGTGTTGCCGAGCAATCTTCAAAAGGATTGTCTGACCAATTACTTGAGATCGGATTTGAAGTTGGTCGAATGAAAACAGGAACACCTGCAAGGATAGATGCCCGATCTATTAATTTTGAAAAGTTGCAGCCTCAATTTGGCGATCCTGTTGGTCAATTCTCTTTTCTTCCAAACGTTGAGAACCATTTATCAAAACGACCTTGCTATATTGCCTATACAAATCCAAAAGCTCATCGGCTTCTTGAACGTGGCTTTAAAGATTCTCCGTTGTATAACGGAACGATTCAAAGTATTGGACCTCGTTATTGTCCCAGTATTGAAGATAAAATTGTCACTTTTGCTTCTAAAGATTCCCACCATCTTTTTTTAGAGCCTGAAGGTGAAACCACTAATGAATTTTATATTAACGGATTTTCTTCATCGTTACCCTGGGATATTCAGTGGGAAGCTTTACGACAAATTGAAGGCTTAGAACAAGTAAAGATATTTCGTCCGGGATATGCTATTGAATATGATTTTTTTCCACCTACACAATTATCTCATACGTTAGAAACCAAACGACTTAAGAATTTATATTTTGCCGGACAGATTAATGGTACCACCGGATATGAGGAAGCAGCGGCTCAAGGACTGATGGCAGGAATTAATGCTGTTTTAAAAATCCGGAATCAGACACCTTTTATTTTGAATAGAGATCAGGCATATATTGGCGTCTTGATAGATGATCTGGTAACAAAAGGAGTGGATGAACCTTATAGGATGTTTACTTCAAGAGCAGAATATCGCATATTGCTTCGACAGGATGATGCTGATGTTCGTTTAACTCCTTTATCTCATGAGTTGGGTTTGGCCTCGGAAGAGCGAATGAAATTATTGAACAAAAAAGCAACTCAACGGGATCGAATTATTTCTTTTATTAAAACATGTTCTATTACTCCGGAATCAATCAATCTTTTTCTACAGGAAAATAATACATCTCCTATTCAACAAAAAATGAAATTGATTGACTTGTTGGTAAGACCTCAGGTTTCATTGTTTTCTTTGAAGGATCAGATGGTAGAGTTGGACGAATTGTATAGATTGATCCCAGATAGGAAAGATGAAATTTTTGAATCTGCTGAGATTTTAGTTAAATATTCAGGATATATTGAAAGGGAAAAGGAAAATGCCCTGAAGTTGAGCCGATTAGAAAATATACAGATACCTAATGGATTTGATTTTAGAAAAATGAATTCGCTTTCTACTGAAGCACGGATGAAGCTATCTAAAATTAAACCACTGACCATTGGGCAAGCTGCCAGGATTCCAGGTGTCTCCCCAGCTGACATCAATGTTCTATTGGTGTACTTTGGTAGATAG
- a CDS encoding gliding motility-associated C-terminal domain-containing protein — protein sequence MTDPNQPVINFFDQISQNINTQIAKTLTLSSAIWTDSFELIFTYSVIQTSKENDFDVRATVTGGISQGGQTGSQKTSTEFTIQMNQIAIDQVSFSTNNSSNSLIIGSTDLTIIVTYETAMDPDPAKYPQISFPVEYNTVIIPVTKNWESGNTVLKCTYTITENTSMDGISGNYTISGGADPSDVTGSTRTESFTADFVSPTIANITSGNISSTTTSHTITVQYSEDMAAVDPVITIEPVDANGIFTFQSGNWSNAKTYVATYTVSRTDPGVYTTATVKVNSGKDVAGNPQVTEGTTSINIDQRTMGVTASMSPSIIQSTGGNTATLTLLFNVEMDIAFIPSITFTPNTQNVLTVNSQSWTDNKTYTVTYNIDKSDRVAINNIAVGVDGTKSINGESMPLQTIPNVFSIDFNSPACVVTFSPEVVVKGTPTITFTVTYNMEMDPNSKPEITFGNALDPETYFPSPPQYNWSADNKTCTITYNVVHQQVQYPSVIIIVSKGESAAGNAQFEGRAEKNLVIDMLDILVTPSLNNHVTCNDNTQVVTLSFNQPMTETSDNIISFPGYDSNGFLEFSSIEWSSDKKDAIVTYNVHSNIASNQSNIPIEIGPVANFLGRVYPGETIANLFSVTSDPPVIDDALTASPKCYDHENGEIHLSISGGNQPYTYQWIKNDENYPSASGPENTSLGAGQYQIKVFGTDNCFALYETELLNPEPISLIAEIKQHVEKIADGEVLLKTEGGTEPYSYFINGVSEGGKTEYAGLDIGNYTFEVSDYNNCTAQTIVEIKDYRTPTIFSPNGDGINDIFMEGYTIEIFDRSGTLVYKGNNGWDGYYKGKLARPAIYFYIVTFPDGMKKKGSIQLYKK from the coding sequence ATGACAGATCCAAATCAGCCTGTCATCAACTTTTTTGATCAAATCAGCCAGAATATTAACACACAAATAGCTAAAACACTTACATTAAGTAGTGCAATCTGGACAGACTCATTCGAACTTATTTTTACCTATTCGGTCATTCAAACCAGCAAAGAAAATGATTTTGACGTTAGGGCCACTGTAACAGGAGGAATTTCTCAAGGAGGACAAACCGGATCTCAAAAAACAAGTACTGAATTCACTATCCAAATGAATCAGATCGCCATTGATCAGGTAAGTTTTTCAACGAACAATAGCAGCAATAGTCTTATTATAGGCTCCACTGATTTAACAATTATAGTCACTTACGAAACAGCTATGGATCCCGATCCTGCCAAATATCCTCAAATATCTTTTCCTGTTGAATACAATACGGTTATCATTCCTGTAACAAAAAATTGGGAAAGCGGCAATACGGTGCTAAAATGTACTTATACGATTACAGAAAACACAAGTATGGATGGTATTTCAGGAAATTACACTATCTCAGGAGGAGCTGACCCATCTGATGTAACCGGATCAACACGAACAGAAAGCTTTACAGCAGATTTTGTGTCACCAACCATTGCTAATATTACATCCGGCAACATTTCTTCAACTACCACCAGCCATACTATCACTGTACAATATTCCGAAGATATGGCAGCTGTGGATCCTGTAATCACTATAGAACCGGTAGATGCAAACGGGATATTTACATTCCAAAGCGGAAACTGGAGCAACGCTAAAACCTATGTAGCCACATATACTGTCAGCCGGACGGATCCAGGTGTATACACTACAGCCACAGTAAAAGTAAACAGTGGAAAGGATGTTGCAGGAAATCCCCAGGTAACTGAAGGCACTACCAGCATTAATATCGACCAACGTACAATGGGTGTAACAGCCAGCATGTCGCCATCAATTATCCAGAGTACCGGCGGAAATACAGCAACGTTGACACTCCTTTTTAATGTTGAAATGGACATAGCTTTTATCCCAAGTATCACTTTTACACCAAATACACAAAACGTACTCACAGTCAATTCTCAATCCTGGACGGACAATAAAACATATACGGTTACATACAATATAGATAAATCAGACAGGGTGGCGATAAATAATATTGCAGTAGGAGTAGACGGTACCAAAAGTATCAATGGAGAAAGCATGCCATTACAAACTATTCCGAATGTGTTCAGCATCGATTTTAACAGCCCTGCATGTGTTGTTACTTTTTCACCTGAAGTAGTTGTAAAAGGAACACCCACCATTACTTTTACCGTTACCTATAACATGGAAATGGACCCCAACTCCAAACCTGAAATTACTTTTGGAAATGCTCTTGATCCTGAGACCTATTTCCCTTCCCCACCCCAATACAACTGGTCGGCTGATAATAAAACATGTACCATCACCTATAATGTTGTCCACCAACAGGTCCAATATCCATCTGTGATCATCATTGTTTCAAAAGGAGAAAGTGCAGCAGGCAATGCGCAATTCGAAGGAAGAGCAGAAAAAAACCTGGTGATCGATATGCTTGATATCCTTGTTACACCTTCTTTGAATAACCATGTTACCTGTAATGACAACACCCAGGTCGTTACATTAAGTTTCAATCAACCAATGACAGAAACTTCAGATAATATCATCAGTTTTCCAGGGTATGACTCAAATGGTTTTCTTGAATTTTCAAGCATTGAATGGTCCTCTGATAAGAAAGATGCAATTGTTACTTACAATGTTCATAGCAATATAGCATCTAATCAAAGTAATATCCCCATTGAAATCGGCCCGGTAGCTAATTTCTTGGGCCGGGTATATCCTGGAGAAACTATTGCTAATCTTTTCTCTGTAACATCCGATCCTCCTGTCATTGATGATGCCCTAACAGCATCACCGAAATGTTATGATCATGAAAATGGTGAAATCCATTTAAGTATATCCGGAGGAAACCAACCATATACCTATCAATGGATAAAAAATGATGAAAACTATCCATCAGCATCCGGACCGGAAAACACTTCGCTAGGAGCAGGTCAATACCAAATAAAAGTTTTCGGGACTGACAATTGCTTTGCTCTTTATGAAACGGAACTACTTAATCCAGAACCCATATCACTCATCGCTGAAATAAAACAACATGTTGAAAAAATTGCGGATGGCGAAGTATTATTAAAGACAGAAGGTGGAACCGAACCATATAGTTATTTTATCAATGGAGTATCTGAAGGTGGAAAAACCGAATATGCAGGACTCGATATAGGAAACTATACATTTGAAGTGAGTGATTACAATAATTGCACGGCACAAACGATCGTTGAAATAAAAGATTACCGTACTCCTACCATCTTCTCCCCTAACGGAGATGGCATCAATGATATCTTCATGGAGGGGTATACAATTGAAATTTTTGATCGGAGTGGAACATTAGTTTATAAAGGAAATAATGGATGGGATGGGTACTATAAAGGTAAACTGGCACGACCGGCTATTTACTTCTACATAGTCACCTTCCCGGATGGAATGAAGAAAAAGGGATCAATTCAATTATATAAAAAATAG